The Mytilus galloprovincialis chromosome 7, xbMytGall1.hap1.1, whole genome shotgun sequence genome has a window encoding:
- the LOC143084351 gene encoding uncharacterized protein LOC143084351 isoform X1 — MRCTETPSKLHGYRHQKPLDLSSRPLDTTMDCLSAVTVIVCLIFTSFVIQAINDADDCSSPKITSCSTTYNTALTGASSTGNINKICSVVHTYLDCLNTVVTDCNLDPTTHTISQTIAAAKQALSQNGCGEGNGARGLVNNLVVSVFGLISYTFFKMTCF; from the exons ATGAGATGTACTGAAACTCCATCAAAGCTTCACGGATACAGACATCAAAAGCCTCTTGACCTCTCTAGCAG ACCATTAGACACAACCATGGACTGCCTGTCTGCCGTAACTGTGATTGTCTGTCTTATATTTACTAGTTTTGTAATTCAAG CTATTAATGACGCCGACGACTGTTCTTCTCCAAAAATAACGTCATGTTCTACAACCTATAACACCGCATTAACAGGAGCTTCGTCAACaggaaacataaacaaaatatgcaG TGTTGTTCATACCTATCTGGATTGTTTGAATACAGTTGTCACTGATTGCAACTTGGATCCTACCACTCATACTATAAGCCAAACAATCGCTGCTGCCAAACAGGCCCTTTCCCAGAATGGATGTGGTGAGG GAAATGGTGCCAGAGGTCTTGTTAACAACTTGGTTGTCTCGGTTTTCGGACtaatatcttatacattttttaagaTGACATGTTTTTAA
- the LOC143084351 gene encoding uncharacterized protein LOC143084351 isoform X2 produces MDCLSAVTVIVCLIFTSFVIQAINDADDCSSPKITSCSTTYNTALTGASSTGNINKICSVVHTYLDCLNTVVTDCNLDPTTHTISQTIAAAKQALSQNGCGEGNGARGLVNNLVVSVFGLISYTFFKMTCF; encoded by the exons ATGGACTGCCTGTCTGCCGTAACTGTGATTGTCTGTCTTATATTTACTAGTTTTGTAATTCAAG CTATTAATGACGCCGACGACTGTTCTTCTCCAAAAATAACGTCATGTTCTACAACCTATAACACCGCATTAACAGGAGCTTCGTCAACaggaaacataaacaaaatatgcaG TGTTGTTCATACCTATCTGGATTGTTTGAATACAGTTGTCACTGATTGCAACTTGGATCCTACCACTCATACTATAAGCCAAACAATCGCTGCTGCCAAACAGGCCCTTTCCCAGAATGGATGTGGTGAGG GAAATGGTGCCAGAGGTCTTGTTAACAACTTGGTTGTCTCGGTTTTCGGACtaatatcttatacattttttaagaTGACATGTTTTTAA